TGTTGGTTGTAAAGGTCTACAAGTGGTGGCAAAGATCGGTATGCTTGTACCCTAATGATGGACAGCAAACTGATTTCAAGAAGACTTACATCCTTCACACTAGGTGGTGCAGATATATTGAAGCCTGGGAAATCTACTAGCTTGGAAACATCATAGGAAATGCTTTGTCCATGGTCGACCTCTGTTAGTTCTCCATCTTTTGACACTATAAAGGGTGAACACAGTTTAAATACATAGCAGCCCAATATTAATTAAGAATCAGAAAAGATCAGTGATTCAACAAAAACTGCAAGGCAAGTGTTTAGTAAAGTGGTTCTGGTCTCTCCGGGTGAAATCTTACCCTTCCCATCATATAGCGTGAGACCCGAGttctccatctctgcctcctTAAGCCAGCCAGGTGGGTAGCCTAACCGCCTCATGCGGTAGATGTGAGGGGGTAGTGTGTTCATTTCAACTCCCAGTGCAGACATCAGCTCCTCACTGATCAatgccagaaacacaagcaaaggTTAACAGATTTGTGATACCAAAAACCCTAGTTCTACAACTTCACTTAAACCTTGCAATAACTGAAAACAAATTAGTCTCTTCTTGTGTCAGTGTCTTCAGACATTTCAAATGTGCCTTGCCTCATGATTCCAGGTTTGTATCTGGCAAATCGCTCCTCCACTTCCTCAGCATGGTAACGCTGATTGCTCAGGTTGCCCTGGTTACCCTGAGAAAACTCCTTCCGCTTCTCATTGATTCTGGCCATGTCCTTTGGCTAAGAAGAAACGAACAGAGCTGTTGATCACGTGTCAAACCTGGTTTTAAGCTCTTCTGTCTGCCCATGGTAAGTAAACAACTTCCATGTTATAAGATGTATATTAAAGTAAAATGATATTCAAGACTTACCTGAGGACAGTCTCGCAGTTGATGACCATCCAACCCACAGTTGAAACAACAAGGCTTAGGTCTGTAGTATAGGCACAAAAGCAACAATAAAATGTACAGATATTTCctgcataaaaaaactaaatctcTGCTATACCTTTTCTCTTTCATCTGTACTTCCTGTCCATCTAAGGCGATGACCTGGCTGAAGACCTGCTGATATCTTTGCAACAATTAAGGAACTCAATTAAATGATGCAACTGTAGGTTCAACGTGCGTAACAAAACACTGCACACTTTTTTACTCATATACCGACTACCACGTACATTAATACACACAATGAAAGATAGAAAAGATAATGGTTCAAAAAGTGAGATTTCTTTTCAGTTGATGTTCTCCAACAATGAAAGCTGGATTCTACACTGAAATGTGTCATTTTAGAAAAAATAAGTGACTGAAGGACACAGGGCTGTCCACAGAGAGCAGAGCAAGCAGTGTTGAGGATACTTTGGAACCTCCCATCCTTCTGTCTGCTGGGGGTTATCATTAAGCAGGGGCTGTCCAAGTTTGTCCACACAGAAACTGGTGAAATATAGGACACTTCCCACCATCTGTGAAAAAGAGACACACAAATATATCCAGACAAACAAATGCAAATGGTGCATTTTACAAGACATGCAGGGGACAGACACCTAGATTGTcattaaaaaaattgtttttaaattaaaacaCCCACACTGAAGGCCTCCTTAATCTTTTTGATGCCACAGCTCTTGGTCTTCTGATCTTCTTCCATAATGAAACTTGAAGACTGCATGTGGAAGGAAACAGATGTGAAATATTTTCcttgtaaaacatattttcttcTTTGAAGCTTGAGCAAGACCATCTCCAAATCCGAAGATGTACCTGAGGGTTGACATTGCCGGAGGGATTTCCTTTTTCAACTTCTCCATGCGGCTGATGTTTCTGAACAATGCTACAGATGGAGTCTTCAATTTCTTGACGGCATTGCCTGGGAAAATAAGATTAacagttcacatgttaacacccaTAGACATAGAAATAAAGTTACAAAAATCATTGGAGAAATTGACTAAGAAACCAAAAAAAAATCCTACTTTGAGATGCTATTATTTGCGAAAAGGATCTGTAGAAGAGGCCCATCAATCTTGATGTTTTCAACATTAATGCCACTGGAAGAAAAATATTTGAATGAGGACATTACACACAGGTTATGCCTGTAGTGAGTAGCACATCGATAACTTACCTTGGCCTTGTCAAAACTTTCAATTTTCTCTTCAACTCTTGATGTGGACAATAGGTTAAAGAAAAATAATACTGAGGCATTTTTGATCAAAACAAAATAGACATCGAGCACGTTCAACCAATCTGCTAGTTTGTTTGGAAAAGGTTATTCAGTTAACCACAAACTATTTATATTTGGATGAATGGAAAGTGGATCTGCTTCTAGCATTGTACATAAACTAAGCAGTGTTTATTCAAGAATGTGACTAAATGTAACAGTTTTAGGCTGACGTTATTCCTCCCCACCAGACTTGGGAGTTACTAGACGATTAAACTCAACTCCACGATTAACGATGTTGAGTGGCGACTAGTGTCAGATGTCACATAAAATTAAGGTTTTGTTATGTGTAATTGCAGATTATTCTTTCGGTCCTGAAATCAGTAGTTTTTAATAAAATTAAGTTATGTGATGTCGGAGCTCCAGTTCACCCACACTAGTTGCCGCTCAAATTCATCGTAAATTGTTGAGTTTATTCGGCTAGGGAGTTAGCGTGCTAGTCTTGTCTAGCTATTTGTCAATTCGTAGTAAACGTCGATTTTTTTTGCATGGGTTCTAACTAGTATGTTTTTTAGCTGCGATGACAAAATTGTTTGCAAGCTAGTGAGCTGAAATGCTGTCAAGAGGCAGGTCCAGTGACTGGTTGAGCGGTGAAATAAAGATGTCTCGTTTGCTAGCTAAAGTTAGGCCACAGACATGGTGGCTAGCTAGCACCCGCTAGCTTCTCACACAAGGATATTCTCTTCTATTAGACCCCGGATTGTCTCCTCACACTCCTCCAATCTTTCACTGAGCTCAGAGCCTTCCTCTCCACCTTCCTCCGTGAACCGAATGTGAGTAGCAACAGGCATACTCTCTTCCAATTGTTCAAAGAGCTCACAGTCACCAAAATCAACCTCCGCCATCTTCACTCTGTTGTTGCTGGCCAGAGTTCAGAGGTCAAAACTTTATCACGCAAGAGCGTTGATTGGTTGTTTTATGCCACATGTTCAAGGGACACCATAAAACAGATATTTGGATATAGTGACCACGTTTACATGGGCACAGTTTTAGggatagtagctcatatcccgcTTAAGGTCGTATTCGGGATAAACTGTTTACATGCACCTGTGTTATCCTACTTACAAGTATCCCTGTatccatgaataaacagaatattcctaaTTTAAATTCATATTGGTTAAATGGAATAATAACTGAaatatggacactgactgtaggcctatacattttcacatgtagcgtaatataatattaactgcAATAAAATCAtacaacaaatgttaattttgtctcgggaacaggagtggagaaatatgatatcTTTCTTTCAccatctcttgagaaaatgtgaatgggtGTCTGTCTTATCGTTGACACTTgttatgcaagcagacagtatttcaaccacataaaatatgcacccaAGACCAACTGAAGTCTTATCAGAAACGTGTTTCATCgttttctcagcttttcatttccttaaaactggtcaaactgatgacattttGCACAATAACAATAATTCCACTGTTTTTGTGTTTTCTCCCTCGTCCTTAAAGGAAACAGACAACTGTACAGGTGTTAACtaaactgaactaaaatataaacaaatgtaaagtgttggtcccatgtttcatgagctgaaataaaagatcccagacgttttccatacacacaaaattcTAATTTTtctcaaattgtgcacaaatttgtttacatccctgttagtgagcatttctcctttgccaagataatccatccacctgaaaggtgtggcatatccagaagctgattaaacagcatgatcattacacagccacCTCCAAAGTTGTTTAGAGAATCTGTCAGTACATCCAAACGgccacacaaccgcagaccacgtgtaaccacagcagcccaggacctccacattagGCTTCTTCATCTGTGGGATAAtgtgagaccagccaccctgacagttgatgaaactgtgggtttgcacaactgaagaactTCTGagaacaaactgtcagaaaccgtctMagggaagctcatctgcgtgctcgtagtcctcaccagggtcttaacctgactgcagttcggtgtcgtaaccgacttcattgGGCAggtgctcaccttcaatggccactggcacactggagaagagtgtgctcttcacagatgaatccaaGTTCAACTGTTCCAGGCAGATATCATGGGCAATCATCAGCTATGGacagcgaacacaattgcattgtatcgatggcaatttgaatgcacagaagtactgtgacgagatcctgaggcccattgtcgtgtcattcatccgccgccatcacctcatgtttcagcatgataaagcatggccccatgttgcaagaatCTTTACACAATtaatggaagctgaaaatgtcccagttcttccatggcctgcatactcaccagacatgtcacccattgcgcatgtttgggatgctctggatggaagtgtaagacagcgtgttccagttcccgccaatatccagcaacttcacacagccattgaagaggagtgggacaacattccacaggccagaatcaacagtctgatgaactctatgcaaaggagatgtgtcacgctgcatgaggcaaatggtggtcacaccagatactgactgcttttcttatccacgcccctaccttttttataggtatctgtgaccaacagatgcctatctgtattcccagtcatgtgaaatccatagattagggcctactgaatttatttcaattgaaaaatctttgacattgttgcatgttgcgtttatatttttgttcagtgtagattactaatgcattcattctatcatgtaaaacattattctggtgagcactactttatagtcttctggggcaacaagttatgacagaagaTAAGCTGCATGTATCTGActatagttgacaaacaaatggcctaccaaatgtcagaaattataatatgACCTTCCAAATGTTGGAAATGATAAGGGACAGATCGCAATTTACTGGGGTGATGGgtgtttttttattgggcacaggtgtgtgttgtttttccACTGGTTTACATTCActatttgcaggttttactatataatttcTTCCTTCCTAGACACATTTCCTCATCTACTTGCATGTGGTTCTcctatatcaaggtgttttggtacttcccttatgcactacgcttttccatgtgctaacttttactataccacaggtcactATAGTTTACCAGTCTAACGGTCTATCCGGCACTccatccaccattcatagtgacaattgtggtaggtggatcgtttgtccagatctgcaataggctaactagcaatcatgCCACATATAAAATCATTTAAGGCTGCATCAATTGTAATATGAATCCACAAGAACAAAtaggcagcggagaggccaggtgcatcattgcgcatgaaagaacagtgaagacatgagacacaCAGCTCAAAAAGCTCCCTTTTTGATCTTGttagggacaatacaattatcctacctagactagcatagaacaccacaatgcaatgaataattgcattttattgtttTCAAGCGAGTACAAAATTCTACTCTAGGCTacattgaaaatgtaatttgaataacaacaaaaatgtggccACATATGTTCCCGGCAgacccagttattcaggaaagcaGGCCCAGTTATAAGGGAATTCTTAACACACACTCTGCCTCCTTTCCAATCCGGGCAGCTATTCTTTGCGCATTTGGAACCCAACACTTCAATATAggctaaatatttataatttaacttttaaaatgtattacctttatatgtgtcataaacacaaccagtcaccatgttttaatctgattagggTACTTAAAAAGTCTCCTGTAGGCCTGAACACATTCATCCAAAATATACATTTCACCATTCTCAAAATGGCTTggcattaaccaggtttccatccaacctttttatgagaGTAAAGTAGCCTACACGtcggataaaaaataataatgacatcaagtcaatttgatggaaacgcAATTTTGATGCACCAGGGTTCCCCTTAGCCGGTAGGTCTAATTGCCAGCTAATAGCCAGCTGTTAAAATTGTAGCTGGCCATATTGTCCAGGATTGGCTTTGACGCAGCCCCATGTAGGCCACTTCCTATTCAGATAGGATGtcatttttaaatgtacatttatttatatgtttttATCAGTATTGTATATCATTGTCAGCCTATTTATTAATCAAAACCAGTTCTATAAATAGGCCTATGCACACCTGTTTTATTTCATTCTGTTGAAACATTGTCATTGGCTAAATTACATTTGATCTGTCTTTTTAATTGTGTGCTCTCTTTGGCCAAATTAAGTTCCAACTGTAGATCCAATGCTGTGTTCGCCACAATATAATAGCCTGCTCATATTTTCCacctttcatttaactaggcaagtcagttaagaacaaattcttatttacaatgacggcctaccccggccaaaccctaaccccggacggtgctgggctaattgtgcgccaccctatgggactcYcaatcacggccggttgtaatacagcctggaatcgaaccagggtctgtagtgacacctctagcactgagatgcagtgccttagaccactgagccactcgggagccccataaaaacaatggcttgacttacttttgatattaccctaatcaAGTTTAAAAACGTTTGTTAAGGTTtggtatggtgtggctattattaagctttagctactgcaggcctatgatgTGAAGGCAGTTCACACTGGSGCTCCAACTGACTCCGACAGTTGAActtatctttatacaaaatattctgATTAAAAAATCACCTTCTGTAAgtctatatctgtatagcagacaCACTAGCCATCTGACATAGAGAGATCGATAGCRATATGCTGGTGGCATGCTACGACACCGACATGCATTTCTTTATCTCTCTGGGGCTTggcctaagcttctcttcctttatatacagtatataattttttttatttgaatatcaTACAGTGGTACAATATCACAcaatgccctgatgcatttagtgATCATATATCCGACAACTGAAccgtgaggtggacaattattgttttcgGAAAGTAGCctaaaaacaattttaaaaatagGCTATACAGTTTTCCATATGCTACACATCTAAACCCAAGGAATAGTGTTTTTATAATTTGTTATAGGTTTATTATAAGGACGCATAAATGTGGCTCCTTTGGCCAAAATCCCTAGTCTATTGATGGCGCATCTGAATGTATATGGATgtctggtaaatttctcaaatgtccggtaaatttaAATCTTCACCATCATGTTGTCAGGAGCCAAATTTTCCcaaaggaaactctgaaatgcacgtattgtttttatgcagatgaaaaaatatttgcatgaaaatctgtctccaattggatggaaacctagctatagacaatCTAAAGACTATGACAAGTGCACTAGtacagtgtcactttgattatgcctgcgCATCATGGTTTACCAGCAGCCCCAAGCATCTAAAGAATAGTCTAAAACTACAGATCAGCTAAACAAGCTTGcaagaattgtacttaaactccccctcatactcatctggaggtagagtttttttttttgtatctctgtaatttgcctgtatctatgtaattgtatatatttatgaaaaaaatagggaccacaatggaaataaaccccgactttattgtgcaatcccggTTTGTTTTTAAAATCTTTGTGTATAGACACAgctcattcagaaagtattcagacgccttMactttttccacattttgttacattacagccttattctaaaattgattagataGTTTTTTTCRctcatcaatctagacacaataacccatagaaaaaaaacaaagaaaaaaacgtttattttttgcaaatgtattaagtgttgctgcacagctattttcaggtctctccagagatgttcgatcgggttcaagtccgggatctggctgggccactcaaggacattcagatacttatcccgaagcaactcctgcggtgtcttgtcctgttggaaagttaaccttagccccagtctga
This portion of the Salvelinus sp. IW2-2015 linkage group LG15, ASM291031v2, whole genome shotgun sequence genome encodes:
- the LOC111974163 gene encoding zinc finger CCHC domain-containing protein 8 isoform X2 — translated: MAEVDFGDCELFEQLEESMPVATHIRFTEEGGEEGSELSERLEECEETIRGLIEENQELKRKLKVLTRPSGINVENIKIDGPLLQILFANNSISKQCRQEIEDSICSIVQKHQPHGEVEKGNPSGNVNPQSSSFIMEEDQKTKSCGIKKIKEAFSMVGSVLYFTSFCVDKLGQPLLNDNPQQTEGWEVPKYQQVFSQVIALDGQEVQMKEKRPKPCCFNCGLDGHQLRDCPQPKDMARINEKRKEFSQGNQGNLSNQRYHAEEVEERFARYKPGIMSEELMSALGVEMNTLPPHIYRMRRLGYPPGWLKEAEMENSGLTLYDGKVSKDGELTEVDHGQSISYDVSKLVDFPGFNISAPPSVKDDYRLYGSIPIQHNHMKQNFADYLSNNFPMPGANCNKRLHESESTPQQTKKRRSDARSSDMDVDSDQDTTPRRHRSSDSFQFQPPLPPDSPSFGSPPPLPHGTPPATPTPPPLPKGTPPPTPTNGSPALRGRTVGVGEESVGGEEEELTLEELEEQQRLIWAALENADTTTNSDSETPAVGTPLPSSPSVSTPAQVDTETEMEEGEAEDEEKEGSVEVSSHNSDEQISVDPSSSKCQDDAEDKGKVVEDESSLLKTPVQEESPMSPEAAADRGNVLAQRPSLLQTPVQQESRQPDPSDQDAVEGDLSDSMGKVTAVPHRSRFAHGIIPFEDTPEFTEVAEATGTXLRIRDLLKGSPRNMAKKK
- the LOC111974163 gene encoding zinc finger CCHC domain-containing protein 8 isoform X1, with product MAEVDFGDCELFEQLEESMPVATHIRFTEEGGEEGSELSERLEECEETIRGLIEENQELKRKLKVLTRPSGINVENIKIDGPLLQILFANNSISKQCRQEIEDSICSIVQKHQPHGEVEKGNPSGNVNPQSSSFIMEEDQKTKSCGIKKIKEAFSMVGSVLYFTSFCVDKLGQPLLNDNPQQTEGWEVPKYQQVFSQVIALDGQEVQMKEKRYSRDLVFLCRKYLYILLLLLCLYYRPKPCCFNCGLDGHQLRDCPQPKDMARINEKRKEFSQGNQGNLSNQRYHAEEVEERFARYKPGIMSEELMSALGVEMNTLPPHIYRMRRLGYPPGWLKEAEMENSGLTLYDGKVSKDGELTEVDHGQSISYDVSKLVDFPGFNISAPPSVKDDYRLYGSIPIQHNHMKQNFADYLSNNFPMPGANCNKRLHESESTPQQTKKRRSDARSSDMDVDSDQDTTPRRHRSSDSFQFQPPLPPDSPSFGSPPPLPHGTPPATPTPPPLPKGTPPPTPTNGSPALRGRTVGVGEESVGGEEEELTLEELEEQQRLIWAALENADTTTNSDSETPAVGTPLPSSPSVSTPAQVDTETEMEEGEAEDEEKEGSVEVSSHNSDEQISVDPSSSKCQDDAEDKGKVVEDESSLLKTPVQEESPMSPEAAADRGNVLAQRPSLLQTPVQQESRQPDPSDQDAVEGDLSDSMGKVTAVPHRSRFAHGIIPFEDTPEFTEVAEATGTXLRIRDLLKGSPRNMAKKK